From a single Nothobranchius furzeri strain GRZ-AD chromosome 7, NfurGRZ-RIMD1, whole genome shotgun sequence genomic region:
- the LOC139070667 gene encoding SCAN domain-containing protein 3-like yields the protein MTAVAETLFEGKEKQEVCEKIKQIPISASSATKKSEILTQDVVAQLDEAIQKAPCVGLAVDESTDVCDNAQLLVYVRFYYAEQKAFYEDLLGITPLQTSTTGEDIYLAIMEMLANRGIEPSKVISITTDGFPAMIGREKGAVTRMKKDNPDLLTYHCIIHQSVLCASLSDEHAGVMTSVMKMINFLIASSSYQHRMLREFLKEVDANADDLLLHNNVRWLSKGRVLAGFWAIRREVASFLAELKHHKATQFSTFLENEKQMDNVAFFVDITSHLNELNLRLQGKDNSICELMTAVRAFQRKLEMFKEDLQEDCVHFPAVQEQVQGQRDVSSFVVFIDKLIANFSNRFDSFSIGQQLTMFIQNPFLITDVRSFSKEATQHFKWVNARDLQMELLDLQANVAMKELSARTDPSSFWLQMVPETAFSHLKKVALYILTMFGSTHNCEAVFATMNIIKNKYRSRLTNEHLHTCMRMALSPFKPRFKMLAGQARAHFSH from the coding sequence atgacagcagttgctgaaacactgtttgaaggaaaagaaaaacaagaagtttgtgaaaaaataaagcaaatccccatatcagcatcatctgctacaaagaaaagtgaaatactgactcaggatgttgtagcccagctagatgaagccatacagaaggcaccatgtgtaggtttggctgtggatgagtccactgacgtgtgtgataatgctcagctgttggtttatgtgaggttttattacgcagagcagaaagcattctATGAAGACCTGCTGGGTATTACTCCTCTTCAGACCAGCACAACAGGAGAGGACATCTACCTGGCCATTATGGAGATGTTGGCAAATAGAGGAATTGAGCCTTCAAAAGTGATTTCAATAACTACAGATGGATTCCCTGCTATGATAGGGAGAGAAAAGGGAGCTGTAACAAGAATGAAGaaagacaaccctgacctcttaacCTACCATTGCATTATTCATCAATCTGTCCTCTGTGCCTCCCTGTCAGATGAGCATGCTGGGGTGATGACTTCAGTGATGAAAATGATCAACTTTCTTATAGCGTCCTCTTCCTACCAGCATCGCATGCTTAGAGAATTCCTCAAAGAAGTTGATGCCAATGCTGATGATCTTCTGCTGCACAACAATGTGAGATGGCTCAGCAAAGGCAGAGTTTTAGCAGGCTTTTGGGCCATTAGGAGGGAAGTAgcatcttttttggcagagctaaaacatcataaggcaacacagttttctacatttctagaaaatgagaagcagatggacaatgttgcctttttcgttgatataacttcacatctaaacgaactgaacttgaggctacagggcaaggacaattccatttgtgaactaatgacagctgtccgtgcctttcagagaaaacttgaaatgttcaaggaagacttgcaggaagactgtgtccacttcccagcagtgcaggaacaggttcagggacagcgagatgtctcgtcgtttgttgtcttcattgataaacttattgctaacttcagcaatcgttttgatagcttcagcattggccagcagctcaccatgttcattcagaacccattcctcatcacagatgtcaggagcttctcaaaggaagccacacagcattttaaatgggtcaatgccagggatcttcagatggagttacttgacctccaagcaaacgtggccatgaaagaactgtctgccaggactgacccttcctcattctggctccaaatggttcctgagacagctttctcacATCTAAAGAAAGTAGCCTTGTACATCCTGACCATGTTTGGTTCCACCCACAACTGTGAGGCAGTGTTCGCCACAATgaacattataaaaaacaaatatcgttccaggctcaccaatgagcatctccacacatgcatgaggatggctctgtctccattcaagcccagattcaaaatgttggcaggacaagcaagagctcacttctctcactaa